A single region of the Triticum dicoccoides isolate Atlit2015 ecotype Zavitan chromosome 2B, WEW_v2.0, whole genome shotgun sequence genome encodes:
- the LOC119361526 gene encoding putative expansin-B14, whose product MITAGGPSLYKNGKGCGACYQVKCTGNAACSGRPVTVVVTDQCPGGPCLAEATHFDHSGKAFGALAKPGQADNLRNAGNIKVQYNRVPCNWRGVAFRVDAGSNPNYLAVLIEYESGDGELQAVELQQGGGRWAPMQQSWGAVWKYNSGSTLQAPMSIRITSGSGRKLVATNVIPSGWQAGKTYRSIHK is encoded by the exons ATGATCACCGCCGGCGGCCCCTCCCTCTACAAGAACGGCAAGGGATGCGGCGCTTGCTATCAGGTGAAATGCACCGGCAATGCCGCTTGCTCCGGCCGCCCAGTGACCGTGGTTGTCACCGACCAGTGCCCCGGCGGGCCGTGCCTGGCCGAGGCCACCCACTTCGACCACAGCGGGAAGGCGTTCGGTGCCTTGGCCAAGCCCGGCCAGGCCGACAACCTACGCAACGCCGGCAACATCAAAGTCCAGTACAACCG GGTTCCATGCAACTGGCGAGGGGTCGCCTTCCGGGTCGACGCCGGCTCAAACCCGAACTACCTTGCGGTGCTCATCGAGTACGAGTCCGGTGACGGCGAGCTGCAGGCGGTCGAGCTCCAGCAGGGCGGCGGGAGGTGGGCGCCGATGCAGCAGTCGTGGGGCGCCGTGTGGAAGTACAACTCCGGGTCCACCCTACAGGCGCCCATGTCGATCCGCATCACCTCCGGCTCAGGGAGGAAGCTTGTTGCCACCAACGTCATCCCCTCCGGCTGGCAGGCTGGCAAGACCTACCGATCCATCCACAAATAG